From a region of the Streptomyces sp. B21-083 genome:
- a CDS encoding ABC transporter ATP-binding protein, with amino-acid sequence MTELSKTGAAVGEPSPANAPSAFLDVRDLKVHFPTDDGVVKSVDGLSFQLEKGKTLSIVGESGSGKSVTSLAVMGLHRLGARGKNVRMSGEIWLDGKELVGADPDEVRKLRGRDMAMIFQDPLSAMHPYYKIGDQIVEAYRVHHDVSKKVARTRAIEMLDRVGIPEPGKRVDSYPHEFSGGMRQRAMIAMALVNNPELLIADEPTTALDVTVQAQILDLIRDLQKEFGSAVVLITHDLGVVAEIADEVLVMYGGRCVERGPVDEIFAQPQHPYTWGLLGSMPRIDRETSERLIPVKGQPPSLINVPSGCAFHPRCPYADIPKGDVTRTVRPELQQVAGGHYSACHLSPEDRTRIWTEEIAPKL; translated from the coding sequence GTGACCGAACTGTCCAAGACCGGCGCGGCGGTGGGCGAGCCCTCGCCCGCGAACGCGCCCAGTGCCTTCCTCGACGTCCGCGACCTCAAGGTGCACTTCCCGACCGACGACGGTGTGGTCAAGTCCGTCGACGGACTCAGCTTCCAGCTGGAGAAGGGCAAGACCCTCTCCATCGTGGGTGAGTCCGGCTCCGGCAAGTCCGTCACCTCGCTGGCCGTCATGGGCCTGCACCGGCTCGGCGCCCGCGGCAAGAACGTGCGGATGTCCGGCGAGATCTGGCTCGACGGCAAGGAACTGGTCGGCGCTGACCCGGACGAGGTCCGCAAGCTGCGGGGCCGCGACATGGCGATGATCTTCCAGGATCCGCTGTCCGCGATGCACCCGTACTACAAGATCGGCGACCAGATCGTGGAGGCGTACCGCGTCCACCACGACGTCAGCAAGAAGGTCGCCCGTACCCGGGCGATCGAGATGCTCGACCGGGTCGGCATCCCCGAGCCCGGCAAGCGCGTCGACAGCTACCCGCACGAGTTCTCCGGCGGTATGCGCCAGCGCGCGATGATCGCGATGGCGCTGGTCAACAACCCCGAACTGCTCATCGCGGACGAGCCGACCACCGCCCTCGACGTGACCGTCCAGGCGCAGATCCTCGACCTGATCCGGGATCTGCAGAAGGAGTTCGGCTCCGCGGTCGTCCTGATCACCCACGACCTCGGCGTGGTCGCCGAGATCGCCGACGAGGTCCTGGTGATGTACGGCGGCCGGTGCGTGGAGCGCGGGCCCGTCGACGAGATCTTCGCGCAGCCGCAGCACCCGTACACCTGGGGTCTGCTCGGTTCCATGCCGCGCATCGACCGTGAGACCTCCGAGCGGCTCATCCCCGTCAAGGGACAGCCGCCGAGCCTCATCAACGTCCCCTCGGGCTGCGCCTTCCACCCGCGCTGCCCGTACGCGGACATCCCCAAGGGCGATGTCACCCGTACCGTCCGCCCGGAGCTCCAGCAGGTCGCCGGCGGGCACTACTCCGCCTGCCACCTCTCGCCGGAGGACCGTACGCGGATCTGGACCGAAGAGATTGCGCCGAAGCTGTGA